In Bacillus cereus ATCC 14579, a single window of DNA contains:
- the glsA gene encoding glutaminase A produces MQCIETNNLQQLLEQVKPYTKKGKLATYIPELGNANPDDLGIAIFHKETEYIHAGNSQTLFTLQSISKVITLALALLDRGEEYVFSKVGMEPTGDPFNSIIKLETTSPSKPLNPMINAGALAITSMLEGKDNEEKMERILHFVREITDNPTINYSSKVADSELETAYLNRSLCYYMKQNGIIDCDIEELMDLYTRQCAVEVNCIDLARIGLIFAMDGYDPYKKKQIIPKHITKICKTFMVTCGMYNESGEFAIRVGIPAKSGVAGGIFGCVKGDMGIGIFGPALDANGNSIAGFKILELLSAQEGWSIF; encoded by the coding sequence ATGCAGTGCATTGAAACAAACAACTTACAACAGTTGTTAGAACAAGTAAAACCATATACAAAAAAAGGAAAACTTGCTACTTATATCCCCGAACTAGGAAATGCAAATCCAGACGATTTAGGGATTGCCATTTTCCATAAAGAAACAGAATATATCCATGCAGGCAACTCACAAACACTATTTACTCTTCAAAGTATTTCCAAAGTAATTACACTTGCCCTTGCCCTTTTAGACCGTGGTGAAGAATATGTATTTTCTAAAGTTGGAATGGAACCAACGGGTGACCCATTTAATTCTATTATTAAGTTAGAAACGACAAGTCCGTCCAAACCCCTTAATCCAATGATAAATGCAGGAGCATTAGCTATTACAAGCATGTTAGAAGGAAAAGATAACGAGGAAAAAATGGAACGTATTCTTCATTTTGTACGTGAAATAACAGATAATCCTACTATTAATTATTCCTCTAAAGTTGCCGATTCAGAACTAGAGACAGCTTACCTAAACCGTTCACTTTGTTATTATATGAAACAAAACGGAATTATCGATTGTGATATTGAAGAACTTATGGATTTATATACTCGTCAATGCGCAGTTGAAGTAAACTGCATCGATTTAGCACGTATCGGCTTAATTTTTGCAATGGATGGATATGATCCATATAAAAAGAAACAAATCATCCCTAAACATATTACAAAAATTTGCAAAACATTTATGGTCACATGTGGTATGTATAACGAATCTGGTGAATTTGCAATTCGTGTTGGTATTCCTGCAAAAAGCGGTGTAGCCGGTGGTATTTTTGGCTGCGTAAAAGGAGACATGGGAATCGGTATTTTCGGACCAGCTTTAGATGCAAACGGAAATAGTATTGCTGGTTTTAAAATTCTTGAACTTCTTTCTGCTCAAGAAGGTTGGAGCATTTTTTAA
- a CDS encoding DUF3969 family protein codes for MKLIFQMGKQPVLEKTILLFILSIVESLKLKVVSLDEAHRYIFNLEVLELLMDRNIDDQVLELIHFGMGLEDIYHVLPEELEHTIEELKWLCIQVLSEYSMHEESEQLIEDIR; via the coding sequence ATGAAACTAATATTTCAAATGGGAAAACAACCTGTTCTTGAAAAAACAATCCTTCTTTTTATATTGAGTATTGTAGAAAGCTTGAAGTTAAAAGTTGTTTCACTCGACGAAGCTCACCGATACATATTCAATTTAGAAGTACTTGAATTATTAATGGATCGGAACATCGATGATCAAGTACTTGAACTTATTCATTTCGGGATGGGACTTGAAGACATTTATCACGTGCTTCCTGAAGAACTTGAGCATACGATTGAGGAATTAAAATGGCTTTGCATTCAAGTATTAAGTGAGTACAGTATGCATGAAGAATCGGAACAATTAATTGAAGATATACGGTAA
- a CDS encoding biotin/lipoyl-containing protein, which produces MKTVIECVYSPCYGKVEKLFVTESSYVYEWEKLALIETIDKQKVEIKIGISGYIESLEVVEGQAIADQKLLITVRDDLLVTGSD; this is translated from the coding sequence GTGAAGACGGTTATAGAATGCGTGTATAGTCCTTGTTACGGGAAAGTAGAGAAGTTATTTGTTACGGAAAGTTCTTACGTATATGAGTGGGAGAAATTAGCATTAATTGAAACAATAGATAAACAGAAAGTAGAAATTAAGATAGGGATCAGTGGTTATATTGAATCATTAGAAGTAGTAGAAGGACAAGCTATTGCTGATCAAAAGTTATTAATAACAGTAAGGGATGACCTTTTAGTAACAGGCAGTGATTAA
- a CDS encoding S-layer protein: MKKWLALFVFGMVSLFATSAHAESYETTKTLKVYESRSFNSPVKKELQPGERVYVTNQHPSGWWKISGGFIAPEGAKVEINRTFEAFDWINMDSAKYVFSPQTVIARDGTLRGEILIDTYLGQKWTSVNGMPQIMKQNFAAYSSPEAKNPDAWFAPQTVNILQTKENGWSLINTYLGPKWIVRYPHVEHINRDFYAYNEPKYMHHGVKFSAQSVRVLQQGENGWKKIKAEVGEKWIAPQGSYYHVPNVFTAFDQPFGRAIGTFAPQTVFVVEESTTSFGWLKIRTYLGDSWIRTNRN, encoded by the coding sequence ATGAAAAAATGGTTGGCATTATTTGTTTTTGGGATGGTTTCTTTATTTGCAACTTCTGCACATGCGGAATCATATGAAACAACAAAAACATTAAAAGTATATGAAAGTCGTAGTTTTAATTCGCCTGTGAAAAAAGAACTGCAGCCAGGAGAAAGGGTTTATGTTACAAATCAACATCCTAGTGGATGGTGGAAGATAAGTGGTGGATTTATCGCACCAGAGGGCGCTAAAGTAGAAATTAATCGAACTTTTGAAGCTTTTGATTGGATTAATATGGACAGTGCGAAGTACGTATTTAGTCCTCAAACTGTTATTGCACGTGATGGTACACTAAGAGGTGAAATTTTGATTGATACATATTTGGGGCAGAAGTGGACAAGTGTAAATGGAATGCCACAAATAATGAAGCAGAATTTTGCAGCATACAGTAGCCCTGAAGCTAAAAATCCAGATGCTTGGTTCGCTCCACAAACGGTTAATATTTTGCAGACAAAAGAAAACGGTTGGTCTTTAATTAATACGTATTTAGGGCCAAAGTGGATTGTTCGTTATCCACACGTGGAACATATTAATCGTGATTTTTATGCATACAATGAACCTAAGTACATGCATCATGGTGTGAAATTCTCAGCCCAATCTGTAAGAGTACTTCAACAAGGAGAAAATGGTTGGAAGAAAATTAAGGCTGAGGTTGGAGAAAAATGGATTGCGCCACAAGGGTCTTATTACCATGTCCCAAATGTGTTTACAGCATTTGATCAACCTTTCGGTAGAGCAATCGGCACTTTTGCACCACAAACGGTATTTGTAGTTGAAGAATCTACAACATCATTTGGTTGGTTAAAAATTAGAACATACTTAGGAGATTCCTGGATTCGAACGAATCGTAATTAG
- a CDS encoding sigma-54 interaction domain-containing protein: MRTEEINLKQIIEMNMLYETLLNELDIGIHIINEESKTIIYNRKMMEIESMERSDVLYKSPLEVFAFEENKNSTLIEALKFGKTKKNIKQTYFNNKGQEITTINDTFPIIENGKIKGAIEISKEISNLKQTIKIGPSRKQSTKFTFDHIIGDSEAIQSIITEGKRVIRTSSSILLVGETGTGKELFAQSIHNESQRSTKPFISQNCAAIPDTLMESLLFGTNRGAFTGAIDKSGLFEEANGGTLLLDEINSLSPILQAKLLRAIQEKTIRRIGGTHEKEIDVRIIATINEDPFEAIAHNRLREDLYYRLSVVTLCLPPLRERKEDIPALVQHFIEKYNTQFGLNVTDVDVNVREFFYAYDWPGNVRELEHIIEGSMNLIEDETIITAFHLPTRFRERIKTEFNMQHALTTHNTDAPKTLKHTIEKMEKNYINQILKENHGNISQAAKFLGLSRQNLQYRIKKLHLHI, from the coding sequence ATGCGTACAGAAGAAATTAATTTAAAACAGATCATTGAAATGAATATGCTATATGAAACTTTACTCAATGAACTCGACATCGGAATTCATATTATTAATGAGGAAAGTAAGACGATTATCTATAACCGCAAAATGATGGAAATTGAATCAATGGAGCGCTCAGATGTGCTATATAAAAGTCCTTTAGAAGTATTCGCATTTGAGGAAAATAAAAATAGTACTCTTATAGAGGCATTAAAATTTGGAAAAACAAAGAAAAATATAAAACAAACGTATTTTAACAATAAAGGACAAGAAATTACAACGATTAACGATACTTTCCCTATAATAGAAAATGGAAAAATTAAAGGCGCTATTGAAATATCAAAAGAAATTAGTAACTTAAAGCAAACGATAAAAATAGGTCCTTCTCGAAAACAAAGCACTAAATTTACCTTTGATCACATAATTGGTGATTCTGAAGCCATTCAATCAATCATTACAGAAGGAAAAAGAGTAATTCGTACATCTTCCTCCATACTTCTAGTAGGAGAAACAGGCACTGGTAAAGAACTATTTGCACAAAGCATCCATAATGAAAGTCAGCGTTCAACAAAACCCTTTATTTCACAAAACTGTGCCGCTATACCTGATACCTTAATGGAAAGCCTACTATTTGGCACAAATCGAGGTGCCTTTACAGGAGCAATAGATAAATCAGGCTTATTCGAAGAAGCAAACGGAGGAACTTTGTTATTAGATGAAATCAATTCATTAAGCCCAATACTTCAAGCTAAGTTGCTGCGGGCTATACAAGAAAAAACAATACGAAGAATCGGAGGTACACACGAAAAAGAAATTGATGTTCGCATTATAGCAACTATCAATGAAGATCCCTTTGAAGCCATCGCACATAATCGATTAAGGGAAGACTTATATTACCGATTAAGCGTCGTTACTTTATGTCTTCCGCCTTTACGTGAAAGAAAAGAAGATATTCCAGCTCTTGTTCAGCACTTTATTGAAAAATATAATACTCAATTCGGGCTCAACGTAACCGATGTAGATGTAAATGTAAGAGAATTTTTCTATGCCTACGATTGGCCTGGAAACGTACGGGAGTTGGAACATATAATTGAAGGTTCCATGAACTTGATAGAAGATGAAACCATCATTACAGCGTTTCATCTTCCTACTCGCTTTCGCGAACGAATAAAAACAGAATTCAATATGCAACATGCACTAACTACTCACAATACTGATGCACCTAAAACTTTAAAACACACAATAGAAAAAATGGAAAAGAACTACATTAACCAAATTCTTAAAGAGAATCATGGCAACATCTCACAAGCTGCAAAATTTTTAGGATTAAGTAGGCAAAACTTACAATATCGAATTAAAAAACTGCATTTACACATATGA
- a CDS encoding acetylornithine deacetylase → MKIKLETYYVCKGELAMNPEVSQLLKQIDSRKEELLELTKILIRFETPAPPARNTNEAQEFVADFLRKRNFSIDKWDVYPNDPNVVGVKKGAKSDSYKSLIINGHMDVAEVSADEAWETNPFEPFIKDGWLVGRGAADMKGGLAGALFAIQLLQEAGIELPGDLIFQSVIGEEVGEAGTLQCCKRGYDADFAVVVDTSNLHMQGQGGVITGWITVKSPQTFHDATRRQMIHAGGRLFGASAIEKMMKIVQSLQELERHWAVMKTYEGYPSGTTTINPAVIEGGRHAAFIADECRLWITVHFYPNETHEQIIKEIEEYIGKVAAADPWLSENPPQFKWGGESMIVDRGEIFPSLEIDSEHTAVKTLSSVHESILSKNAILDMSATVTDGGWFSEFHIPAIIYGPGTLEEAHSVNEKVEVEQLIEFTKVITAFIYEWCHTEK, encoded by the coding sequence GTGAAAATAAAGTTGGAAACATACTACGTATGTAAAGGGGAATTAGCGATGAATCCAGAAGTTTCGCAGTTGTTAAAACAAATAGATTCAAGGAAAGAGGAATTGTTAGAACTTACAAAAATATTAATTCGTTTTGAAACACCAGCACCACCAGCGAGAAATACAAATGAAGCGCAAGAATTTGTTGCAGATTTTTTAAGAAAACGAAATTTTAGTATTGATAAATGGGATGTATATCCTAATGATCCGAACGTTGTTGGTGTGAAAAAAGGGGCAAAAAGTGACTCATATAAAAGTCTTATTATTAATGGACATATGGATGTAGCTGAAGTATCGGCAGATGAGGCGTGGGAAACAAATCCGTTTGAGCCATTTATAAAAGATGGTTGGTTAGTTGGACGTGGTGCAGCTGATATGAAAGGGGGACTAGCTGGAGCGCTATTTGCTATTCAGCTATTACAAGAAGCTGGTATTGAATTACCTGGAGATTTAATCTTTCAATCCGTAATTGGAGAAGAAGTTGGAGAAGCTGGTACACTTCAATGCTGCAAAAGAGGTTATGATGCTGATTTTGCAGTCGTAGTGGATACGAGTAATTTACATATGCAAGGACAGGGCGGCGTAATTACTGGCTGGATTACTGTGAAAAGCCCTCAAACGTTTCATGATGCAACGCGTAGGCAAATGATTCATGCTGGAGGACGTTTATTTGGAGCGAGTGCAATTGAAAAAATGATGAAAATTGTGCAAAGTTTGCAAGAATTAGAGCGTCATTGGGCAGTTATGAAAACATATGAAGGCTATCCGTCTGGAACAACAACAATTAATCCAGCTGTTATTGAGGGTGGAAGACATGCAGCTTTTATTGCGGATGAGTGCCGGTTATGGATAACAGTGCACTTTTATCCGAATGAAACACATGAACAAATAATAAAAGAAATTGAAGAGTATATCGGTAAAGTAGCAGCTGCCGATCCATGGCTAAGTGAAAATCCACCACAATTTAAGTGGGGCGGAGAATCAATGATTGTGGATCGTGGCGAAATTTTCCCTTCTTTAGAAATAGATAGTGAACATACAGCTGTAAAAACGCTTAGCTCAGTACATGAATCAATTCTTTCTAAAAATGCAATTTTAGATATGTCTGCAACGGTAACGGATGGTGGTTGGTTTAGTGAATTTCATATTCCAGCGATTATATATGGACCAGGTACATTAGAAGAAGCACATTCTGTAAATGAGAAAGTTGAAGTTGAACAGTTAATTGAATTTACAAAAGTGATAACAGCATTTATATATGAATGGTGCCACACGGAAAAATAG
- a CDS encoding manganese efflux pump, producing MSTAGLFSIFLIGIASNLDNAGVGIAYGIRKIRISWFNNFIIAFFGFLFTLLAGFFGNWIALFISEFTANLIGAIVLGIIGVFILCQPFLGQRNTVGSKDGNVLMGILRDPEKADFDGSKTISFSEAIVLGIALSINNIAGGFDAGITNLNLWLTATISGVFSFICISGFAYVGKRFLAEYLGKWATIIAEVLLILIGIDQLL from the coding sequence ATGAGTACGGCAGGTCTATTTTCAATTTTTTTAATCGGGATTGCTTCTAATTTAGATAATGCAGGTGTTGGGATTGCATATGGCATTCGTAAAATTAGAATTTCGTGGTTCAACAATTTTATCATCGCATTTTTTGGGTTTTTATTTACTTTATTAGCTGGATTTTTTGGGAACTGGATTGCGTTATTTATTTCAGAGTTTACAGCAAACCTGATTGGAGCGATAGTTTTAGGGATAATCGGGGTGTTTATTTTGTGCCAGCCTTTCTTGGGGCAAAGAAATACCGTAGGCTCTAAAGATGGTAATGTACTTATGGGAATTTTACGTGATCCAGAAAAAGCAGATTTTGATGGTTCTAAAACAATTAGTTTTTCAGAAGCAATTGTATTAGGGATTGCGTTGTCTATTAATAATATTGCAGGTGGATTTGATGCTGGGATAACAAATTTAAATCTTTGGCTTACAGCGACTATTTCTGGGGTGTTTAGTTTTATTTGTATTAGTGGTTTTGCGTATGTAGGAAAACGATTTTTAGCAGAATACTTAGGGAAATGGGCGACAATTATCGCAGAAGTATTATTAATTCTTATTGGGATCGATCAGTTGTTGTAA
- a CDS encoding DNA-3-methyladenine glycosylase family protein: MWSEHVTLEYPYHFEEVLKRLSFDPLNVIQLDEKVIYIPLCIDEEQVVVRLQGIGTVQNPQFWISSQTGDPEKVMKRMRAIFHWNEPFQDIQNHFLNTSLRPLFETYAYTPIILEFDYFACLLRCIIHQQINLKFATVLTEQFVKRYGTEKNGVFFFPTPEIVANISIEELREQKFSQRKAEYIVGLGRSIVSGTLNLASIENGTEEDISAQLLPIRGIGAWTVQNFLMFGLGRKNMFPKADIGIQRAVQGIFQLDDKPDDAFLEKVKQECEPYCSYAALYLWKSIE, translated from the coding sequence ATGTGGAGCGAACATGTTACGTTAGAGTATCCGTATCATTTTGAAGAAGTATTAAAACGTTTATCTTTTGATCCTCTTAACGTCATTCAATTAGATGAGAAAGTTATTTATATCCCGCTTTGTATAGACGAGGAACAGGTTGTTGTTCGCTTACAAGGGATTGGTACTGTTCAAAATCCACAGTTTTGGATTTCTAGTCAGACAGGAGATCCAGAGAAAGTCATGAAACGAATGAGGGCCATTTTTCATTGGAATGAACCGTTTCAAGATATACAAAATCATTTTTTAAACACATCATTACGTCCACTATTTGAAACATATGCTTATACTCCAATTATTTTAGAATTTGATTATTTTGCTTGTCTGCTTCGCTGTATCATTCACCAACAAATAAATTTGAAATTTGCTACTGTGTTAACAGAACAATTTGTGAAACGGTATGGAACAGAGAAGAACGGTGTATTCTTTTTCCCCACTCCGGAAATAGTAGCAAATATTTCAATAGAAGAATTGAGAGAGCAGAAGTTTAGTCAGCGAAAGGCTGAATATATAGTAGGATTAGGTCGAAGTATTGTCAGTGGTACATTAAATTTAGCGAGTATAGAAAATGGGACGGAAGAAGACATTTCAGCACAATTGTTGCCAATTAGGGGAATTGGTGCATGGACAGTGCAAAACTTTTTAATGTTTGGGCTTGGACGGAAAAATATGTTCCCGAAAGCGGACATTGGGATTCAGCGTGCAGTGCAAGGTATATTTCAATTAGATGATAAACCTGATGATGCATTTTTAGAAAAAGTGAAACAAGAGTGTGAACCATACTGCAGTTATGCAGCGTTATATTTATGGAAAAGTATAGAGTAG
- the truA gene encoding tRNA pseudouridine(38-40) synthase TruA: MHNYKLTIQYDGARFKGWQRLGNNDNTIQGKIESVISEMVGKEIEIIGCSRTDAGVHALNQVANFQSDEKLVEHKVKKYLNQYLPNDISITNVEEVHDRFHARYNSKAKTYLYKIWNEEHTNPFMRKYSMHVNKKLNVKSMKAAAKHLVGSHDFTAFSNAKSKKKSMVREVYTLDVMEEAGFVQIRVSGNGFLHNMVRKIVGALIEVGLGQLDAEAIPNILEEKQRNQINCLAEASGLYLENVEF; encoded by the coding sequence ATGCATAATTATAAATTAACGATTCAGTACGACGGCGCACGTTTTAAAGGATGGCAACGTCTCGGTAATAACGATAATACAATTCAAGGAAAAATCGAAAGTGTCATATCTGAAATGGTCGGAAAAGAAATTGAAATTATCGGTTGTAGTAGAACAGACGCTGGTGTACATGCTTTGAATCAAGTTGCTAACTTTCAAAGTGATGAGAAGTTAGTGGAACATAAAGTGAAAAAATATTTAAATCAATATTTACCTAACGATATTAGCATTACGAATGTGGAAGAAGTACATGATCGTTTCCATGCTCGTTACAATTCTAAAGCAAAAACATATCTGTATAAAATTTGGAATGAAGAGCATACAAATCCATTTATGCGTAAATACAGCATGCATGTGAATAAAAAATTAAATGTGAAAAGCATGAAAGCAGCTGCAAAACATTTAGTTGGTTCACATGACTTTACTGCTTTTTCAAATGCGAAATCAAAGAAAAAATCTATGGTTCGAGAAGTATATACACTTGATGTGATGGAAGAGGCAGGGTTTGTACAAATTAGAGTAAGTGGTAACGGCTTCCTTCATAATATGGTAAGAAAAATTGTCGGGGCATTAATTGAAGTTGGATTAGGACAATTAGATGCTGAAGCAATTCCAAACATTTTAGAGGAAAAGCAGCGCAATCAAATTAATTGTCTTGCTGAGGCAAGTGGGTTGTATTTAGAGAATGTTGAGTTTTAA
- a CDS encoding helix-turn-helix domain-containing protein, giving the protein MPKENPNERLSRLIKKLLKERALSMRQLGMLTNIDPATISRIMNGKQPPKQKHLQKFAECLQVPPQLLFDEMYPDSPHINKEKTDMYTSLDTIQQTLQSSNLFDFDYTTTRVKQELENYERYAQTTEGEKRIHDSFASKLEQIDSAGPFIEQLTDMYQQFCNETISKEERAVLGSALLYFILSTDIIPDYLFPIGYLDDAIAVELAKEKLIELKRKT; this is encoded by the coding sequence ATGCCTAAAGAAAATCCAAATGAGCGGCTTAGTAGATTAATAAAAAAACTTTTAAAAGAACGTGCCTTATCTATGCGCCAACTCGGAATGCTTACAAATATTGATCCCGCAACAATCTCAAGAATTATGAATGGCAAACAACCGCCAAAACAAAAACACCTACAAAAATTCGCAGAATGTCTACAAGTTCCACCCCAATTGTTATTTGATGAAATGTATCCTGATTCTCCTCACATTAATAAAGAAAAGACGGATATGTACACATCTCTTGATACCATTCAGCAAACTCTGCAATCCTCTAACTTATTCGATTTCGATTACACTACAACTCGCGTAAAACAAGAACTCGAAAATTACGAACGCTATGCCCAGACAACAGAAGGCGAAAAACGTATTCATGACAGTTTTGCAAGCAAATTAGAGCAAATTGATAGTGCTGGTCCTTTTATTGAACAATTAACAGATATGTATCAACAATTTTGTAATGAAACCATTTCAAAAGAAGAACGTGCAGTTCTTGGGAGCGCATTACTTTATTTCATATTATCGACAGATATTATTCCCGACTATCTCTTTCCAATTGGCTATTTAGATGATGCGATTGCCGTTGAATTAGCGAAAGAGAAATTAATTGAACTAAAACGAAAGACATAG
- the nagE gene encoding N-acetylglucosamine-specific PTS transporter subunit IIBC: MLQFLQRIGKALMLPIAVLPAAGLLLRLGQPDVFDIPVMAQAGAAVFDNLALIFAIGIAIGLSVDGSGAAGLAGAIGYLVMKNSIDALSKGYSTAELQGKLGKVQDLIGNSANVDPSKLADTMTQVSKAAELSTKVDMKVLGGIIVGVIAGLLYNKFHKIKLPEWLGFFAGKRFVPIVTSVVMLILGILFAQIWPTIQNGIDALAHGIVNLGAIGSGLFGLLNRLLIPIGLHHVMNTYFWFVFGDFTNAAGNVVNGDIARFLAGDKTAGMFMTGFFPVMMFGLPAACFAMIAAAKPEKRKAVTGMLAGLALTSFLTGITEPIEFSFMFLSPVLYGIHAVLTGLSLFITTSLGIHDGFSFSAGAIDYALNFGIATKPVLLAGIGLIYAAIYFIVFYFLIKKFDLKTPGREDDDELVEDGDAPVAGSIGETYVAALGGKENLTVIDNCATRLRLQVKDAGQVNEAALKRAGAKGVMKLSNTSVQVIVGTNVESVADDMKKHV, translated from the coding sequence ATGTTGCAGTTTTTACAACGTATTGGTAAAGCTTTAATGCTTCCGATCGCAGTACTACCAGCAGCAGGATTATTGCTTCGTTTAGGGCAACCAGATGTATTTGATATTCCTGTTATGGCACAGGCCGGCGCAGCAGTTTTTGATAACTTAGCACTTATTTTTGCAATTGGTATTGCAATCGGTCTTTCAGTGGATGGTAGTGGTGCAGCAGGTCTTGCAGGTGCAATTGGTTATCTTGTTATGAAAAATAGTATTGATGCACTTAGCAAAGGGTATTCAACTGCTGAATTACAAGGTAAATTAGGTAAAGTCCAAGATTTAATAGGTAATAGCGCAAATGTAGATCCATCTAAGCTTGCGGATACAATGACACAAGTATCTAAGGCTGCTGAATTATCGACTAAAGTAGATATGAAAGTTTTAGGTGGTATTATTGTTGGTGTTATAGCAGGACTTCTTTATAATAAATTCCATAAGATTAAACTTCCAGAATGGTTAGGTTTCTTTGCTGGAAAACGTTTCGTTCCAATTGTTACATCAGTTGTGATGCTGATATTAGGAATTCTATTTGCACAAATTTGGCCAACAATTCAAAATGGTATTGATGCATTAGCTCATGGAATTGTTAATTTAGGTGCAATTGGTTCAGGATTATTTGGTTTATTAAACCGTTTATTAATCCCAATTGGTTTACACCACGTAATGAACACATACTTCTGGTTTGTATTTGGGGACTTTACAAATGCAGCAGGTAATGTTGTTAATGGTGATATTGCTCGTTTCCTTGCAGGTGACAAAACAGCAGGTATGTTTATGACTGGTTTCTTCCCAGTTATGATGTTCGGTTTACCAGCAGCATGTTTCGCAATGATTGCAGCTGCTAAACCAGAAAAGCGTAAAGCAGTTACTGGTATGTTAGCTGGTCTAGCATTAACTTCATTCTTAACTGGTATTACAGAGCCTATTGAATTCTCATTCATGTTCTTATCACCAGTATTATATGGTATTCATGCTGTACTAACAGGTCTTTCTTTATTCATTACAACATCACTTGGCATTCATGATGGTTTCTCATTTAGTGCCGGTGCAATCGATTATGCTTTAAACTTCGGTATTGCAACAAAACCAGTCTTACTAGCAGGTATCGGTTTAATTTACGCAGCAATTTATTTCATAGTATTCTACTTCTTAATTAAGAAGTTCGATTTAAAAACTCCTGGTCGTGAAGATGACGATGAGTTAGTTGAAGATGGTGATGCACCAGTTGCAGGTTCAATTGGTGAAACTTACGTAGCAGCTTTAGGCGGAAAAGAAAACTTAACAGTTATTGATAACTGTGCAACACGTCTACGCTTACAAGTAAAAGATGCTGGTCAAGTAAATGAAGCAGCATTAAAACGTGCTGGTGCAAAAGGTGTTATGAAATTAAGTAATACTAGTGTACAAGTTATCGTAGGTACAAATGTTGAATCTGTTGCCGATGATATGAAAAAACACGTATAA